The genomic interval ATCAAAAAACACAGAGATTATGAGGTCATTTTCATTGATGATGGCTCAACCGATTCTACCCAGAAAGTATTAGAAGAATACAAGAGAGATTATCTAAAAATAGCAAGGCATAAAAGAAATTTAGGTAAAACCCAAGCAATAATAACCGGGGCAAAAACAACCAATGCTGAGATTCTGGTGATTTATGATGCAGATATGCAGTTTGATATTTATGATGTGCCTAAATTGGTAGATCTGATTTTAAACCAGAATGCAGATGTGGCTACCGGTTGGAAACAGGGAAAATATGAAAAGAAATTTGTCTCAAGTGTTTATAACTGGTGTGGGAGAAAACTATTCCATTTAAAAGTCCATGATATGAATGCAATAAAGGCATTCAGACGCGAAGTCATAGAAACAATTCCTATGCGCAAAGACTGGCACCGTTATATAGTTCCCCTGGCGAGTGAATATGGATTCGTCATTAAAGAAATCCCTGTGTCCTTAAAACCAAGGTTATATGGTGCACCGAAATATCAGAAAAAGGTAAGAATTATTATTGGATTTTTTGACCTTCTTGCAGTGAAATTCCAGTTAACATTTCTCCAGAAGCCTTTATTATATTTTGGAACTGCCGGAATGTTTCAAATACTCTTGGGAATTATAGTCGGTATCATTGCAATAATCCTTAGACTCTTAGGACATGGATTCAGACCTTTATTATATCTCGTCATACTCCTCATTGTCTCGGGAGTCCTGTTCTTTTCGTTAGGACTGATTGGTGAGTCAATAAGAGCGATAATTGACCGTTTAGAAAAGTTTGATTCCCTGAATAGAAATAAGACTTAATGAAAAAAGACTCAATAATGGAAGAAAAAAAGAAAAGTAAATTTACATTTCTCTGGTCAGTCTTAAGGATTTTAATAGGCATTGGACTAATCACATTCTTGCTCATAAAACTTGATATTGAAAAAATTCTATTAAATTTAAAAAACCTTGAGATAAGATTTCTGGCTTATGCACTTATCCCCTACTTTTTTTTCATTGTTGTTTCTGCCTGGCGCTGGCAGGTTCTGCTTGATTATAAAAAAATGAATATTCCGTTCAAAGATTCTCTACTGATATATTTTATTGCCCTCTTTTTTAATAACTTTCTGCCCACCACTGTTGGTGGGGATGTTATGAGGGTTGTTTACTCAATGAGGGAGAAAAAGACCGATGCCTTTGCGATTGTGATTGCCGATAGAATCCTTGGATTTATCGGTCTTTTTATCTTCGGATTATTCGCTGTAGTCTATCTCTATATTTTCCAGAAAAGAAGCGAATTTGTATCACTGATGATAATCGGGCTCCTAACACTTCTATTTATCACATTTATACTCTTTTCGGAAAAGGTTTATTCGTTTATTCATCCAGTTATTGCTAAATTGAAATTTTTTCACATTGGTGAAAGGATAAACAATCTCCATAAAACAATGACCGAATTTGGTTCTGCCTGGGGTGTGATAATTCTTTGTATTATACAATCAATGATTATCCAGGCACTCCTTGCCGTATCTCCTTATCTTGTTTTAAAGAGCATGGGTAATTACCAGGTCTCCATACTCCCTTTCTTTATATATCTGCCCATAATAAATGTCATTTCAATGATACCGATATCATTCAATGCCCTGGGTGTTCGGGAAAATGCCTATGTGATATTATTTCAACGCACCGGATTGAGTGGTGAAGTTTCTCTTACCGTCTCACTTGTTTCATTCTTTTTGACATTTTTATGGTCTCTGGTGGGTGGAATATTTTTTATTTTTTACAAAAAACCCTCAAATGTTTAGGAATTTTGATATTTTAGATATTTGTTTTCAAAAAGGAGGAATATGAAGGTTTGTATGATTGGCACTGGTTATGTAGGTTTAGTCTCAGGAACCTGTTTTGCAGAGATTGGACATAATGTGGTCTGTGTTGATAATGACATAAAAAAGATTGAAATATTAAAGAATGGAAAGATCCCTATTTATGAGCCCGGACTTCTGGAGATGGTTAAAAAGAATGTCTCCGAAGGTAGATTAAAATTTACAACTTCAATTTCTGAAGGTGTTCGGGAGTCATTATTTATCTTTATTGCTGTGGGCACACCGCCAAAAGAGAATGGAGAACCAGACCTTTCAAGCGTTGAAAAAGTAGCGAGTGAGATTGGTGAAGCCATGGAAGATTACAAAATTGTCGTGGAAAAAAGCACGGTCCCGGTCCAGACTGGAAAATGGATAAGAACGATTGTTGAAAGATTCAACAAAAGAAAGGTTGCATTTGATGTTGCATCCAATCCTGAATTCTTAAGAGAAGGTTCTGCCATACAGGATTTTCTCAAGCCCGACAGGGTTGTTCTCGGTGTTGAAAGCGAAAAGGCAAAAGAGCTATTACTGGAACTATATAAGCCGATTGATGCACCAAAAATCATTACCGATTTGGCGAGTGCCGAATTAATAAAGCACGCCTCAAATTCCTTTTTATCAATGAAGATTTCATTCATCAATGCCCTTTCAATTATCTGTGAATATTCAGGTGCGGATATTTTAAAGGTTGCAGAAGGTATTGGACTTGATAAAAGAATTGGCAGGGATTTTCTCAATGCTGGGGTGGGATTTGGTGGTTTTTGTTTTCCAAAAGACCTCAAGGCTTTTATCGGCATATCCCAGAAATTGGGTTATGATTTTAGATTATTAAAAGAAGTGGAAAGGATAAACGAAGAGCAGATGAAGAGGGTTGTCAAAAAACTTGAAGATTTATTATGGAACCTGAGGGATAAAAGGATTGGAATTCTTGGACTTTCATTTAAACCCAACACGGATGATATGAGAT from candidate division WOR-3 bacterium carries:
- a CDS encoding glycosyltransferase family 2 protein; protein product: MKIGIIVPAYNEVENIPHLVSMFDEFIKKHRDYEVIFIDDGSTDSTQKVLEEYKRDYLKIARHKRNLGKTQAIITGAKTTNAEILVIYDADMQFDIYDVPKLVDLILNQNADVATGWKQGKYEKKFVSSVYNWCGRKLFHLKVHDMNAIKAFRREVIETIPMRKDWHRYIVPLASEYGFVIKEIPVSLKPRLYGAPKYQKKVRIIIGFFDLLAVKFQLTFLQKPLLYFGTAGMFQILLGIIVGIIAIILRLLGHGFRPLLYLVILLIVSGVLFFSLGLIGESIRAIIDRLEKFDSLNRNKT
- a CDS encoding lysylphosphatidylglycerol synthase transmembrane domain-containing protein; this encodes MKKDSIMEEKKKSKFTFLWSVLRILIGIGLITFLLIKLDIEKILLNLKNLEIRFLAYALIPYFFFIVVSAWRWQVLLDYKKMNIPFKDSLLIYFIALFFNNFLPTTVGGDVMRVVYSMREKKTDAFAIVIADRILGFIGLFIFGLFAVVYLYIFQKRSEFVSLMIIGLLTLLFITFILFSEKVYSFIHPVIAKLKFFHIGERINNLHKTMTEFGSAWGVIILCIIQSMIIQALLAVSPYLVLKSMGNYQVSILPFFIYLPIINVISMIPISFNALGVRENAYVILFQRTGLSGEVSLTVSLVSFFLTFLWSLVGGIFFIFYKKPSNV
- a CDS encoding UDP-glucose/GDP-mannose dehydrogenase family protein; its protein translation is MKVCMIGTGYVGLVSGTCFAEIGHNVVCVDNDIKKIEILKNGKIPIYEPGLLEMVKKNVSEGRLKFTTSISEGVRESLFIFIAVGTPPKENGEPDLSSVEKVASEIGEAMEDYKIVVEKSTVPVQTGKWIRTIVERFNKRKVAFDVASNPEFLREGSAIQDFLKPDRVVLGVESEKAKELLLELYKPIDAPKIITDLASAELIKHASNSFLSMKISFINALSIICEYSGADILKVAEGIGLDKRIGRDFLNAGVGFGGFCFPKDLKAFIGISQKLGYDFRLLKEVERINEEQMKRVVKKLEDLLWNLRDKRIGILGLSFKPNTDDMRFAPSITIINELKKEGAVVKAYDPVAMERAKELMPDIEYCKDAYGVAENADGVVLVTEWDEFKNLDLKKLKEKMRQPVFLDGRNIFDPQEMRKIGFIYAGIGR